In bacterium, the DNA window ATCAGTTCCATAGTTTTTAGGAATACCGTAACTCGTCCATCTTTTAAGATATCGGTACACATAAACTGTTCTAAATCCGCTACTTCTTGAACCAAATGCTGTTCTACGGTCGGTGAGTCTTCTAATGGATAGCGAACCGGAACCCCTAACGCGCCAGCTTCAACTGATAAATCCATCATGAAAAATATCGCATCCGGTTGGCACAATTCCGCTAATTCCGAAATTGACCAGAATTGGATACCCCAATTAAATACATTCTGTTTCAGCGTCGTATTTGTTAACTGCGTTCCCGGATATCCCATTAATGGAATTACCAGTCTCCGAGGATAACTATTAACGAGATTGATTAATCGCATACGATTTATTCCGAAAGAATAGAGCTAGGAAGTAATCCTGCTTGTTGGATGATAAGCGGTACTTGCGATTCCGCTTTTAACGGCATGAAATGGATTCCTGCAACCCCTTCAATACTCCGTAATGCGGCAATGATTTCCAAACAAATCTTTTTCCCTTCTTCTTTCGGGTCAGACGCGGATTGCATCCGCTGGATTAGTTCGTCCGGAATACTCATTCCGGAAACCTGTTCCTTCATAAACACGAACGCTTTCACCGACCGAACTAATAACACGCCAGGAAGAAAATACGCTCGGTTATGCAAATCACGGTCTCGAACCTGCCGCATCCACTGGTCGAATTTCTTCAAATCGAATACCGCTTGTGTTTGGATAAACTTTGCACCAGCGGTTATTTTCTTTTCCAGTTTCATCAGCTGGAGCGGTTCTGGAGTCGCAAACGGATTTGCTACCGCTCCGATAAAAAATTCTGGCGGGCTCTTAACTTCTTCCCCGCTCATTAATCTTCCCTGACATAATCCACTAACTGCCTGGACTAGCTGAACTGAATCCATATCATAGACCGGTTTCGCTTCCGGTTGGGTTCCGAGAACTGGATGGTC includes these proteins:
- a CDS encoding methylenetetrahydrofolate reductase, with amino-acid sequence MPSHLQTLLTAGTFVVCAEMEPPRSASPEDVRKKCGYYKNYVTAVNLTDNASANVMMSSLAASAILVQEGLEPIYQLTCRDRNRLALQSDLLGAAALGIKNVLCLTGDHPVLGTQPEAKPVYDMDSVQLVQAVSGLCQGRLMSGEEVKSPPEFFIGAVANPFATPEPLQLMKLEKKITAGAKFIQTQAVFDLKKFDQWMRQVRDRDLHNRAYFLPGVLLVRSVKAFVFMKEQVSGMSIPDELIQRMQSASDPKEEGKKICLEIIAALRSIEGVAGIHFMPLKAESQVPLIIQQAGLLPSSILSE